The Diospyros lotus cultivar Yz01 chromosome 11, ASM1463336v1, whole genome shotgun sequence region taaaaaatagaaatgcaggagaaatgtatatataaaaaaatatagaaatttttttataaatataatttttaatataaaaaatagttagtTAACGaagaaatatacataaatttcataatgtatttaaataaattatgaaaaaaattaaaaattttaagttagagATATATTTGGTGTGTCTTAACCTCTTTATGGGTGTAAATgagtttcttatatttttttactattacGAAATAGTCTTGAAACggttataaaattataaaaatattttttttttggtgtttttgatatttcagaattgaaaacattttgaaaaagttGAAACGACACCTCCAAGACATTTCTGTGCAACAtaacttgaaaatagtaaaaagagAATTTCCTAAAGGGATTGTTATTGTTTTTAGTtgatatttaattcttttgattatttattgGACGGTGTAGATCGTATTTGATTAAGTTAAATTGTATTGAAGGAATTTTACAGGTGATTCATGATCACTTGAACCATGGTTAGGTGATCATGCCGGTAAGATAGCTTGGTGAGTGAACGGCGACTAtcttatattttcattaatatatacGGTTGTAGGTaatgaaaatattgatattctatTCGATAACCCGGCCCATTTTCACGTGGTTGGGCTTCTTTATTGCATAGTAGATGGGCCCAAGGGCCACTGTGATTAGGCCCATTTCTCTAAAAATCGTATTAGAGGTTGACATACAAATTTATCGAAAAATTGGTGGGCGGACCTGAACACACTGTGTGGGCCGTTCACTTCGAGCGGATTTGATGAAATCTATCTGTCCGAATTTTATTTAAACGCGCGTGCAGTATTTTCGAGGAGAGACGACAATTTCAAGATGAGgatatttttgacatttgatatttttagtcATCCCGTACGTCAACTAATTCGAACAAAGTAGAATAATCCTTTTCTCCAAAACTAATGCCAGTTATTCTCATTGAACcaataataatactaaatattattttaagtcaATTGAATAGCGTTACACTTTAATTTCTCATTAAACAAACACCACTTATTCAATTTCCCTCCCTTCCTTCCTTCCAGGGCGGGAATGGGATGCCCGTGGGCCAAGTCTCTGCCCGTGACCCTTTATTCTTAAAAAGAAGCCCAATTGTCCCGATAAAGTATTTTATGCACGCGAGATATCGCGTAACtaatgttttaaattaattatacatgttattatatatttgtaattaaaagtaaatttaaaatatatttaacagaatttatattattttataaatttatcatgaTAATAAATATGTGataatatgtaattaatttaaaatatagtgATGTAGTCTTAGGCTTGCTCAAATCCCAAACCCAACATGATTTGATTTAGGTTGTACAAAAAATGATAcgaggaaataaaaaataatattttattaaaaaataaaaaatataaatgagcaaaaacacttaaataaaaaaaaaatatcgagttaaatttgaattgagcataaaatcaaaccaatggAGCCCATGCACATACACTCTTATATAATGAATTAAAAACGCAAAATACTTAAAATGATTGTCCTTACTTGGCTTTTGGTGCTCATGTACTCAATTATATCAGGGGAAGTAAATCGTAGATGTGAGATTTCGCCTCATTGTGTAGGGCGAAGATCGAATTCACGATCTATCGAATCAACATCGACATATTTCTTGCCTGATCGCTCGACCTAGGGacttaaaaacacaaaatactttattcATTTATGAATTGAGTAATGTTACTGTTACGAGTATTTCTCGCTCTACTCTTTATGGGTTAGACTCAATTcaatgggccggcccaatcaCATAAGGTCCAGCAGACCTTGAGTTGAGCTTGTCTAAGCGAGCTCACACATTGCTGGAGCCCAAGCTCAGATCGCAGGGCCAAACAAGCTCTCAGAAATACCTCTAGCCTATTCGAGCGAACTCCCAACTATACTTCGAGCAAGCTCCTAGCGACTCCTGCAGTCCGTCGGCCTAGCCGATCAGCTCGCATAACGAGAGGGTCATATGCTAGAGAATATTAGTGGGCTAGGGGCCGCCCTGGCTGGGCCATTCAGGTCCAATTTGACCCTACCCCCTCGGCCTATTTGATCGACCCGCGTCAGTCCTGTCCTAGCcccttgcaacaacatcattgcaaCTGCGTCTGGATTTCTGTGCATTCACCTTacatcccatcctcattaatgacagattccatccacattaatgagggtcccgtcggcACCTTGTTGCTGCATGGGCATTTCCGCCAGCGCTGGATATTCTGTCCCACCACTTACAGATGTACAGCACGTGTTAGAGGACATCTCTCTTCCTCCCATATATCAACCAGCTTTTCCCAGAGCCTTGATATGCTTTTCCTGCCAACTTACTAATACTCTGTATTTTTATTTGCTCATGCacttacttgagcatcggaATACCTTGCAGGGATCGGCTGGCAGGTCAACAAATTGAACCAGATAGCccattctctccctctcggatTTATTACACCAGCGCGAACCGAcaaatcacggtcgaccaattccgaacgtcAAGAGTTACTTTGCACATCTATGTTTATACCTTATTAATCAATTACCAATATATTCCTCACTCAAATAAGAAGTGTATTAGTAAGcaattgctaaatttaatttaatgagaagtgtattaaaaattaattagtagggTATCAACTTAGGTCTCAATCTGAGTATGCAACTGGCACTACTCCTATGGATTATCCGTCTTCTTTGGGTGTGGCTGTGGCTTACATACTCGTGAATCCTGACATTAAATGCAGCGACAGTTTTCATGCAGGCCTAGAACAAGAACCCGGCCCCCATTCAATATAAGgaagatgatatatataaatatatataagtgaagGAGAACTTAGGGTTAGGGTCATGCACCTTATCATCCTCTAAAGCTCGATCGAAACCCTAGTTCATTTCTGCAACTGAATTTCATCTGCTCATTATCATCTCTTTCGTTGACATGGCACCGAACAAGGAGAAGACTCGCACTGGTTCTCACGGCGCCGAGCCCTCAGTACTCCAGAGAACGAAATCCGAAGTCTCCCTCCAGATCGCCATGTTCGACAAGGAACCGAAGCAGAAGCAGGCGGCGGCCGTGGCCGAGGTCGAGGACGGCAAGTGCGAGTGCTGCGGCATGTCGGAGGAGTGCACTCCCGGCTACATCAGAAAGGTCCGCGGCAAGTTCTCCGGCAATATGATCTGCGGGCTGTGCGCAGAGGCTGTGACGGAGGAGATGGAGAAGAATGGCGGGAAGAGAGAAGACGCCGTGAGCAAGCATATGAATGCTTGCGCTAGGTTTAATCGGATCGGGCGGACTTGTCCGGTGCTGTTGCAGGCGGAGGGCATGAGGGAGctcttgaagaagaagaagaagagcctCATCGGGTTGGGTGGAGATGGAGATAAAAGTGGTTTCCAGAGGAAGGGCGGCGGCATTCAGAGAAGCTCAAGCTGTATTCCGGCGATGACCAGGGGGATTACTGATTTGAAATTAGTGAACCAATAAAgctgcatcatcatcatcatcaattagtgtttaattattttactttcgAGAGCAGTTAAGGattgtacatacatatatatatatatatatataatattacgtTTGGTTTTCATGTTTAAACTTAATTGCAGGCTGGCTCCTCATTAAAATCTTGATGCTTTGTGCAAATGAATATTAAATTATTCTACTCCTTTTTCTAATAAGATTAACATTAATTAGTTTCTTAATTAATTCCCCATGAATGAAAAGAATATGCATGATTATCTACAGCTTAATTAAGCAGATGAATTGCTGATAAAAttgacacacatatatatgtctaaataaaatttttttttctgaacaaagggttaaaaaaaaatgcacatAAAAAGAATCTTTTACTTATAGTAaagctaattttaaattataaagtataaaaacaaaaataaaaacattaaaaatgacaaaCGTGACATTTATCACATAGATTTGATACTAGATAAACATTTGTATCATATATATCTAGGGTTCTAATTGAATCAAGTCGAATTGAGTTTCACTAAGTTCATCCTCAATTTGATTTAGCAAAAGGTTGACAAGTTGAGCTCAAATGCTTGTTGATGAGCGGTGTGTAGACAGTTGAAAAAGGCAAATGGTAGCGGGGGGGTCATAGGTGATGGAGAAGACAAATGATTGCAAGTATCGTTTCGATCGGAGAAGGCAAATGGTCGCAACCTTAGACGGACGGCTGTAGACACAAAGCACATGTCGTCTTTGGAGAAGATAGATAGTCGCAACTGTCACCAGCTTTTCCTTTCGGCCCTTCATTGCTGACAAGTCCCTAGCATTTCTTTGATGGATTCAGTGGCGAAGCCACATGTTGGCCAGTTGGGGCCTTAGCCCTAgctagtttttttaattttttatatatattagtatgaataattataatttttataatttgttcaGGGCTAAAATTAGCTCTTGGGTCGGACTAAAATTCTTTCTTGGCTCCGCCACTAGATGGATTCTTTTCTTACAATTGTCCATTTTCTTACACATAGTTGTATATActagtttatattttatatatgtacatatatatgttgcaATAGATATGTTAAGtgttctcatatatatatatatatatatgtatgtgtgtgtactTGTCATATGTCAACTCAGCAGGTAGTATTGGATTTGAATTTGGGTCGAGTTGACCTAGCATCTCAAAAAGTTTCAATCATTCAACATAGACAATGAGATATGGGACAATGACACAAATAGAGTTAAAtagtattaaatatatttaatttaattatattattataataaattaaaatttggtaattatatgttaaataatatatttataaaattataaataaatatattgatataaaCGAGTTTGTTCATAAATCACTTGcgaatttttaattgattatatttaCAAGTCTTTAATTGAGTTGATTAGTATTCACGAGATTATAAACGAATATATTCGTGAGTTTTCTCGAGTCGAGCTTTATTGAGTTCAATCTCAACTCATTTACAAATCAAGTTTTAAAGTTAGACTCAAGTTCAACTTGTTTATCTTAATGAATGAATTCGAACTAGTTTTTATCGAATTCACGAGATTATAAACGAATATATTCGTGAGTTTTCTCGAGTCGAGCTTTATTGAGTTCAATCTCAACTCATTTACAAATCAAGTTTTAAAGTTAGACTCAAGTTCAACTTGTTTATCTTAATGAATGAATTCGAACTAGTTTTTATCGAACCGAATACTGAACAGCTCGTGAACGGTTCAACTCATTTACGACTCTAAACAAATTAGTTGATaattgaaaacattttcttaatcACTGACGATGACCAATAACCGTGTaacaatacaaaattatttttcaaatgatttgatTAGACATTAACTATGTCACGAAATAAgttatatgataataaaaatgtaaCGGTAATGCCAAACCAAAACTTGAGATGGAGAAGCATTAATTGTTCAAACTTATGGCGAGTCTCGTACTCGTAGATTAAAATGCGTTCAAAAATGGCGGCCTTTGAATTGAAGCCACCAAGCCCAAATATCAAGTTAGAAATCTTCCATAGAGCCCAATTTGGAGATTTATTGGGCTTGGGCTGGCCTTTGCCTGATGAACGAAGCCCATTCTTGGGATTACACTCAACAACAGAGTTAATATATAGGCCCAATTTCATAACTTTAATTAATCCCTAAACAGCTGAGGCATGGAAGGTGACAGATTTGGCTCAATCGTTTGTGTTGTGTTATAATATGgtttcttagataatttcaaGAACTTTTAGGTTAGCAGAGTTACtagaatcattttttttttaattaacttttgTGGGCTTTGTggtaaattttgcaaaaatagtGTCTTTATaagataaagataattaatGAATATCATATACAAAAACCACATCTAGTCAATAAtaagataacattttaattttattagaataaAAACACGTCAATACCCTTGAACTTACCTCATTTAACCATTTCTGTCCTTTAATTTGAGAGGGACTTATTGTACCTCTCAAGTTGTAAAAGAGACCTATTATACCCCTTGTTGTTCAATCAACACCACGCGTTAAATCACACCTGACTGAGAAGAGTGAGTGATTAAATGAGTCTCTCATCTATCTCCAAACCCATCCCCAACTTCTCCGTCGTCGTCATTCGTCGTCCGCACCTCTATGACCGGCTTCCATCTCatcattgtgtatatatatatatatatatatatatgttgtgttaaattgatttttcaaataattgtgtactatatatatttatgtattccTCAAAATCATATGTTAATCAAAATCATATGCacatttaaatcaaattttcaaataatttattatatatatgttactttgtattatatatatatatgtgtgtgttataATTAATCAGGTTTGTAGCAGCCCCATCTCCATCGTCGCCATAAATGTGGCTTCTTCATAGTCACCACCTTTATGtactaatataaaattttgataaataattatatataatttatcaacatctaatgataaaataattgtatataatgAATTTCAAGCACATGTATGTCAAgagcaaaattttgaaatttaagaaatataatAGATTCATTTTTACAACTTGAAGGGTACAACAGGTCCCCCCTCAAGTTGAATGACATAAATGGTTAAACGATGAGAGCTCAATcgcaaaaatatgttttagccattttattattattctattattGATGACTTGTAGGATCCATCATCCATGCATGTTTTCCATTAATGGTGATGCATGCCTGCATGATTAATGCTTTTATTTGATAGATAGGGGACCCTACAatatacactatatatatatatagggttcTCCTCCTTCCTTTGCATGATCTACACCAGCTTCATCTTTATCCcacaacatatataaatataaatgccaAATGGATAGGATGTATGATAGTTTGGCTCGTGAATCTTCACAAGTCAccaacaattacaaaaaaacaGAACCTATAAATAGCATATGTTAGTCACCAACATACATAAATATTGCGAGATATGGGAGCAAACAAGCTTATTATAGACAGTAGTGGTTCGGaaactatacatatatatcttctCCAACAGTGAAGATCAGATGCAAATTGGCCAAATTACAAGTGGTGGTGCAATTGGGtcattcattaattaatggCAAGCAAAAGCAATACCACAAGCAAATATCGGTATCTGCAGGAAAGGAAGAAAACTTTAGCCTGTAAAGGGGTTCCATCGTCGGGATGGAAAGAAGTTTTCTGGGAAAAATGC contains the following coding sequences:
- the LOC127813506 gene encoding uncharacterized protein LOC127813506 — encoded protein: MAPNKEKTRTGSHGAEPSVLQRTKSEVSLQIAMFDKEPKQKQAAAVAEVEDGKCECCGMSEECTPGYIRKVRGKFSGNMICGLCAEAVTEEMEKNGGKREDAVSKHMNACARFNRIGRTCPVLLQAEGMRELLKKKKKSLIGLGGDGDKSGFQRKGGGIQRSSSCIPAMTRGITDLKLVNQ